A window of the Etheostoma spectabile isolate EspeVRDwgs_2016 unplaced genomic scaffold, UIUC_Espe_1.0 scaffold00001124, whole genome shotgun sequence genome harbors these coding sequences:
- the LOC116674833 gene encoding iron-regulated protein FrpA-like — MMGDSGRDVFLPGPGADLVDGGPGRDTVVYRGDPDTGTGVYVNLLTGQGRYADAEGDVVKDVEIVIGTVYSDILVSGYESSLLKGSDGNDILVSTGDDYLVGGDGHDIYMLAFNNGSVTVDNCAKDNATDVLYLNSPPTPFDCQLLPDRVLLTFYGPDQTSVKVALQGWVSDEDQCGHLKLVFRDQEESVDQLLQECQLRQAAGLLIMSWVIWIIIWIIQDRFG, encoded by the coding sequence CGGCAGAGACACGGTGGTGTACCGGGGCGATCCTGACACAGGTACAGGAGTTTATGTCAACCTGCTGACGGGACAAGGCCGCTACGCCGATGCTGAGGGCGACGTGGTGAAGGATGTGGAGATAGTCATCGGCACCGTCTACTCCGACATCTTGGTGTCCGGTTATGAAAGTTCTCTTCTCAAAGGCTCGGACGGCAACGACATCTTGGTGTCCACTGGCGACGATTACCTGGTCGGCGGTGATGGACATGACATTTACATGTTGGCTTTCAACAACGGTTCAGTCACGGTTGATAACTGTGCCAAAGACAACGCCACAGACGTCTTGTACCTGAACTCACCACCAACGCCATTTGACTGCCAACTTCTGCCTGACAGAGTTCTCCTGACTTTCTATGGACCTGACCAAACTTCTGTTAAAGTGGCCCTGCAGGGCTGGGTCAGTGATGAGGACCAATGTGGTCATTTGAAGTTGGTTTTTAGAGATCAGGAGGAGTCGGTGGACCAGCTGTTGCAAGAATGCCAGTTAAGACAGGCAGCTGGGTTATTAATCATGAGTTGGGTTATATGGATAATTATCTGGATCATTCAAGACCGCTTTGGCTGA